In Phocoena sinus isolate mPhoSin1 chromosome X, mPhoSin1.pri, whole genome shotgun sequence, a genomic segment contains:
- the LOC116747837 gene encoding integrator complex subunit 6-like — MELCGEPENPSSSKEKLSMDLLSVKQEEEGGASVWASSMSMEDDVTVTHDVHEKMENGQISPDGFLSKSAAPELMTMAGDSIPPAQVDSLSDDFTSLRKDDLMHSPGSNAVIGGTKNSSVSVDDRKVSVTSALETGPNTSQVTSAMAQGINADIKHQLMKEVRRFGRKYERIFILLEEVQGPLEVRKQFIEFTIKEAARFKRRVLIQYLEKLLEEIESHHLPNSV; from the exons ATGGAACTTTGTGGAGAACCCGAGAATCCTTCTTCATCTAAGGAAAAGCTGAGTATGGACCTGCTGTCCGTGaaacaggaagaagaaggaggagccTCTGTTTGGGCCTCATCCATGTCCATGGAAGATG ATGTTACTGTCACTCACGATGTTCatgagaagatggaaaatggTCAAATCTCACCCGATGGCTTCCTGTCAAAATCCGCTGCCCCAGAGCTTATGACTATGGCAGGAGATAGTATCCCGCCCGCCCAAGTGGATTCCCTGTCTGATGATTTCACTAGTCTCAGGAAAGATGACCTGATGCACAGTCCTGGTAGTAATGCAGTCATAGGAGGAACCAAGAACAGCAGCGTCTCTGTAGATGATCGAAAAGTCTCGGTAACATCTGCTTTGGAAACTGGGCCAAATACATCACAAGTAACTTCTGCTATGGCACAAGGAATCAATGCTGATATAAAACACCAGTTAATGAAGGAAGTTCGAAGATTTGGGCGAA agtatgaaagaattttcattttgcttgaaGAAGTGCAAGGACCCCTTGAAGTGAGGAAACAATTTATTGAATTTACCATCAAGGAAGCTGCAAG GTTCAAAAGACGAGTCTTGATTCAGTACCTTGAGAAGCTACTAGAAGAAATAGAATCCCATCACCTTCCCAACAGCGTTTAA